One Nitrospirota bacterium DNA window includes the following coding sequences:
- a CDS encoding cytochrome c biogenesis protein CcdA → MTEVSFPLSFLAGVVSFLSPCVLPLVPSYISFVAGVSFEELTSDEDRRRIRKLTVTNSLVFIAGFSTVFVALGASSSLLGRLFFNYQDTLRIVGGVIVIVFGLFMAGMFKMNFLMREWKFHLKGRPAGFVGAFFIGMAFAAGWTPCIGPILGSILVFAGSKGSAVYGLKLLSVYSLGLALPFLLSALAFNTFISYTNALKKHMPTVMLISGLLLVAFGVLLLTNKVQALSSYFPDIGINL, encoded by the coding sequence ATGACCGAGGTCTCCTTCCCCCTTTCGTTCCTGGCCGGCGTGGTCTCCTTCCTCTCCCCCTGCGTGCTGCCCCTGGTGCCTTCCTACATCAGCTTCGTGGCCGGGGTCTCCTTCGAGGAGCTCACCAGCGACGAAGACCGCCGTCGCATCCGCAAGCTCACCGTGACCAACTCATTGGTCTTCATCGCGGGATTCAGCACGGTATTCGTCGCCCTTGGGGCCTCGTCGTCCCTTCTGGGGCGGCTCTTCTTCAACTACCAGGACACCCTTCGCATCGTCGGGGGCGTCATCGTCATCGTCTTCGGCCTCTTCATGGCCGGGATGTTCAAGATGAACTTCCTCATGCGGGAGTGGAAGTTCCACCTCAAGGGCCGCCCGGCGGGCTTTGTGGGGGCGTTCTTCATCGGGATGGCCTTCGCCGCCGGCTGGACGCCCTGCATCGGTCCCATCCTGGGCTCCATCCTGGTCTTCGCCGGCTCCAAGGGCTCGGCGGTCTACGGCCTGAAGCTCCTTTCGGTCTACTCCCTGGGCCTGGCGCTGCCCTTCCTCCTTTCCGCGCTGGCCTTCAACACCTTCATCAGCTACACCAACGCCCTCAAGAAACACATGCCCACGGTCATGCTCATAAGCGGCCTTCTCCTCGTCGCTTTCGGCGTCCTCCTTCTGACCAACAAGGTCCAGGCCCTCTCCAGCTACTTCCCCGACATCGGCATAAACCTCTAA